One genomic region from Chloroherpetonaceae bacterium encodes:
- the plsX gene encoding phosphate acyltransferase PlsX produces the protein MKIVLDAMGGDFAPKNEVQGALMALRAASNRFEVLLVGDEAKLRPLLQENGYSNEKLTVVHASEVITMSDSPALAMKQKKDSSMVRGLTLCKEGNGDAFVSCGNTGAQMACSLFILGRSQGVLRPTIGTPFPSEAKNMMIFDAGANVDSKPEHLLQYAEMGSIYQKLVYGNPAPRVGLLNIGEEETKGTDLIQETYGLLKEASEKGKINFVGNIEGRDILMGSAEIILCDGFVGNIVLKFGESVPKFLKARFAEFAKKSLFNKLLIGLMRQPLRAMFRTWDPNEFGGVPLLGLNGVSLISHGKSSPRGIMNMIFRAEEVVNLEVTKKIAEALRKEKV, from the coding sequence ATGAAAATTGTCTTGGATGCAATGGGAGGCGACTTTGCGCCGAAGAATGAAGTGCAAGGGGCATTAATGGCGCTCCGTGCCGCATCGAATCGCTTTGAAGTTTTGCTTGTTGGAGATGAGGCAAAGCTTCGGCCACTTCTCCAAGAGAATGGATATTCGAACGAAAAACTTACAGTGGTTCACGCTTCCGAGGTCATTACAATGTCGGATTCACCGGCACTTGCAATGAAGCAAAAGAAAGATTCCTCAATGGTTCGAGGTCTCACGCTTTGCAAAGAAGGAAATGGAGATGCTTTTGTCAGTTGTGGGAACACGGGCGCACAAATGGCCTGTTCACTCTTCATTTTGGGTCGAAGCCAAGGCGTCTTGCGGCCAACCATCGGAACGCCTTTCCCAAGTGAAGCGAAGAATATGATGATTTTCGATGCCGGTGCGAATGTTGATAGCAAACCCGAACACCTATTGCAATATGCCGAAATGGGCAGCATTTATCAGAAACTCGTCTATGGCAACCCGGCGCCGCGTGTGGGTTTATTGAATATCGGCGAAGAAGAAACAAAGGGAACGGATTTGATTCAAGAAACCTACGGCTTGTTAAAGGAAGCCTCTGAAAAAGGAAAAATCAATTTTGTGGGAAATATCGAAGGGCGCGACATTTTGATGGGCTCCGCAGAGATTATTCTTTGCGACGGCTTTGTCGGGAACATTGTGCTCAAATTTGGCGAAAGCGTTCCGAAATTCCTCAAGGCGCGATTCGCGGAATTTGCTAAAAAGAGCCTCTTCAATAAACTCTTGATTGGCCTCATGCGCCAGCCGCTACGCGCAATGTTTCGCACTTGGGATCCGAATGAATTTGGAGGCGTTCCGCTTTTAGGGCTGAACGGAGTTTCGCTGATTTCGCACGGAAAATCTTCACCACGAGGAATTATGAACATGATCTTTCGTGCCGAGGAAGTGGTGAACTTGGAAGTCACCAAAAAAATTGCCGAAGCATTAAGGAAAGAGAAAGTTTAA
- the rpmF gene encoding 50S ribosomal protein L32: MPNPKRRMSASRRDKRRAQFNAKHSVAPALAVDSATGEAHRPHHAHWVGDKLYYKGQVVMDKSKVNKETK; the protein is encoded by the coding sequence ATGCCAAATCCGAAACGCCGCATGTCGGCATCTCGCCGCGATAAACGCCGCGCCCAATTTAATGCCAAGCACAGTGTTGCACCGGCGCTCGCCGTTGATAGCGCAACCGGTGAAGCACACCGTCCGCATCATGCGCATTGGGTTGGCGATAAGCTTTACTACAAAGGCCAAGTGGTAATGGATAAGAGCAAGGTCAATAAAGAAACCAAGTAA
- a CDS encoding DUF177 domain-containing protein produces MKQERDSEREKEKSSEKHSGDARVPKEVQSFPPLVKIKITGLSLGKHTYEFVLKAVEFGDQEISEEAFPGEIFVSVALSKMQDAIFAEVWVEAEGCVPCNRCLSPIQRPLYSECSVAILLHQDAKLTKEEESIADDVRLMKKNDSEIDLTRDVREALLLSIPMRNVCPKVLAEDPEADDEEIEEAEEFIIPDCRYEESEKWRKELQDRNREAAVESEWLKALKQLKKN; encoded by the coding sequence ATGAAACAAGAGAGAGATAGCGAGAGAGAAAAGGAGAAGAGTTCTGAGAAACATAGCGGAGATGCCCGCGTGCCAAAGGAAGTTCAATCTTTTCCGCCGTTAGTGAAAATCAAAATCACCGGCCTAAGCCTTGGCAAGCATACTTATGAATTTGTGCTCAAAGCCGTCGAATTCGGAGATCAAGAAATCTCAGAAGAAGCCTTTCCGGGCGAAATTTTCGTTTCGGTGGCGTTATCGAAAATGCAGGATGCCATTTTCGCTGAAGTTTGGGTAGAGGCCGAGGGATGTGTTCCGTGCAATCGATGCCTTTCACCAATTCAAAGACCGCTCTACAGTGAATGTTCTGTTGCGATTCTCTTGCATCAAGACGCCAAACTGACCAAAGAGGAAGAATCGATTGCCGATGATGTTCGCTTGATGAAAAAGAACGATTCGGAAATTGACTTGACAAGGGATGTCCGTGAAGCCCTGCTGCTTTCGATACCGATGCGAAATGTCTGCCCGAAAGTTTTGGCCGAAGACCCGGAAGCAGACGATGAAGAGATTGAAGAAGCAGAAGAATTTATCATACCGGACTGCCGCTACGAAGAGTCAGAAAAATGGCGTAAGGAATTGCAAGACCGCAATCGTGAAGCCGCCGTTGAAAGCGAATGGTTAAAAGCCTTAAAACAGTTAAAAAAGAATTAA
- a CDS encoding DNA-binding domain-containing protein: protein MPVKYNLQFNHVSRKRKEFIARVRPNHVYNTEKIIREMKSYGTMVSEADAKAVLDLFFHVVTEVVADGNFVNLPLVNIRVGVSGVFDRSTDRFNAKRHKVKATLSAGKLLYSKMETLTAEKESQAPAAPEILEFLDIASESQNQILTPKEIGKIRGKRLKFDPKNAEEGIFFISESNTETKATTVATRTESKLIFQIPALKPGKYWLEVRRAYTKAKAIRTGTMVKPLQVLLPNNLP from the coding sequence ATGCCGGTCAAATACAACTTACAGTTCAATCACGTCTCGCGTAAACGCAAGGAATTCATTGCACGAGTTCGTCCCAATCATGTCTATAACACTGAAAAAATTATCCGTGAAATGAAATCCTACGGAACAATGGTCTCCGAAGCGGATGCAAAGGCGGTATTGGATTTATTTTTTCATGTGGTCACAGAAGTTGTGGCAGATGGGAATTTTGTGAACCTTCCGCTCGTCAATATTCGCGTGGGAGTTTCAGGGGTGTTCGATAGAAGCACTGATCGATTCAATGCAAAGCGGCATAAAGTGAAAGCAACCCTTTCTGCCGGAAAGCTGCTTTATAGCAAAATGGAAACCCTCACGGCAGAAAAGGAATCCCAAGCGCCGGCGGCACCAGAAATTTTAGAATTTCTTGATATCGCCTCAGAATCTCAAAACCAAATTCTTACGCCTAAAGAAATTGGGAAAATCAGAGGAAAACGGTTGAAGTTTGATCCAAAGAACGCAGAGGAGGGAATCTTCTTCATCAGTGAATCCAACACCGAAACGAAAGCAACCACTGTTGCCACACGCACCGAATCGAAACTCATCTTTCAAATTCCTGCGCTCAAGCCCGGAAAGTATTGGCTCGAGGTGCGGCGTGCCTACACCAAAGCAAAAGCAATTCGCACAGGAACAATGGTCAAACCCTTGCAAGTCTTGCTCCCCAACAATTTGCCTTAA
- a CDS encoding PEGA domain-containing protein — translation MKSIVILTAATVFLTFTGCASIMSGSSQDIAISSTPSGASITVNNVILAKTPAKVKLKRKDEHKIKLDLAGFLPYEVVLTTSSNGWVWGNILFGGLIGLAIDAITGAMYSLEPNIINAEMKKEEIGAIPDADLYISIVLKTEPGWKKIGQLEKAK, via the coding sequence ATGAAATCGATTGTTATTCTTACAGCGGCAACTGTGTTTTTGACTTTCACCGGCTGTGCGTCGATAATGAGTGGAAGCTCGCAAGACATTGCAATTTCAAGCACACCGAGCGGAGCTTCGATTACGGTTAATAATGTGATACTCGCCAAAACACCCGCAAAAGTAAAATTAAAACGAAAAGACGAACATAAAATTAAACTCGATCTCGCGGGATTTTTACCTTATGAAGTTGTTCTTACAACTTCAAGCAACGGATGGGTTTGGGGAAATATTCTGTTTGGAGGATTGATTGGGCTTGCGATTGATGCCATCACCGGCGCGATGTATTCCCTTGAGCCGAATATCATTAATGCAGAAATGAAAAAGGAAGAGATTGGGGCAATCCCCGATGCCGATCTTTACATTTCAATCGTTTTGAAAACTGAGCCCGGCTGGAAAAAGATTGGTCAGTTAGAAAAAGCGAAATAA
- the uvrA gene encoding excinuclease ABC subunit UvrA: MPEFSHQKEIESSTTEMENIIVRGAKVHNLKNVSVEIPRNKLVVITGLSGSGKSSLAFDTIYAEGQRRFMETLSSYAKQFVGAIERPDVEYIDGLSPVISIEQKTTSRSPRSTVGTITEIYDFMRLLYARAGTRYDPKTGRKLEKQSEADILSAILSLTKGTKVQLLAPLVSGRKGHYRELFEDVMKRGFTRVRIDSETVELKKGLKVDRYKIHDIALVVDRFIIAPDIKDRLKDAITLTMKLSENKASIICETLGELENKDLYFSKNFAYSDGSSSLQDLAPNNFSFNSPYGACPRCEGLGEVMELSESLIIPDLTKTIANGALAPLGKEGRDNTWQLIKALSKKYKFAIDTPIEDLPKSVYDILMKGAKESIDVTYNYGAREFKYPQEWKGMIDYVRQIHTTTQSTSVREWAEGFMQKEACPECGGARLRKESLFVKIKGKNISEISDYSIGEAKEFFESLPETISGTEKTIAEPIIAEITKRLGFLLNVGLGYLSLSRSAATLSGGEAQRIRLASQLGSQLTGVLYILDEPSIGLHQRDNIKLIRSLLDLRDLGNSVLVVEHDKETMLYADHIIDMGPGAGEHGGEVVALGTMQTLAEIGEKKSSTIGYLNGTRRIDVPLSRREGNGKKIILKGCTGHNLKNVTLEVPLGKLIAVTGVSGSGKSSLINETLYPILANHFYRSRMLTLPHKGIEGLKEIDKVIDIDQSAIGRTPRSNPSTYVGVFTLIRDFFATLPEAQIRGYKAGRFSFNVAGGRCEVCEGDGMKKIEMNFLPDVYVLCDVCKGKRYNRETMQVHYKGKSIADVLDMTIEEAANFFQDFPRIRRILSTMESVGLGYLRLGQSSTTLSGGEAQRVKLSTELAKIQTGKTLYILDEPTTGLHFQDIQLLLDVLQRLVEKGNTVVVIEHNLDVIKQADWIIDLGPEGGAGGGEIVIAGTPEQVALEEKSITGKFLKSELEQSEKQTQD, translated from the coding sequence ATGCCTGAATTTAGTCATCAAAAGGAAATAGAAAGCTCAACCACTGAAATGGAAAACATTATTGTGCGCGGGGCAAAAGTGCACAACCTGAAAAATGTCAGTGTTGAAATCCCAAGAAACAAATTGGTGGTAATTACCGGGCTTTCGGGGTCTGGGAAATCAAGCCTCGCCTTTGATACCATCTATGCCGAAGGGCAACGGCGGTTTATGGAAACACTTTCGTCGTACGCTAAACAATTCGTCGGCGCAATCGAACGCCCCGATGTCGAGTATATCGATGGACTTTCACCCGTGATTTCGATTGAACAAAAAACCACTTCCCGTTCGCCGCGTTCAACAGTTGGAACAATTACTGAAATCTATGATTTCATGAGGCTCTTGTATGCCCGTGCCGGAACCCGTTACGACCCCAAAACCGGCCGGAAACTTGAAAAGCAAAGTGAAGCAGATATTCTCTCCGCGATTCTTTCTTTGACAAAAGGCACTAAAGTTCAACTCTTAGCCCCGCTTGTTTCGGGAAGAAAAGGACACTACCGCGAGCTTTTTGAAGATGTGATGAAGCGCGGCTTCACAAGGGTGAGAATCGATAGCGAAACAGTGGAACTTAAGAAAGGACTGAAGGTCGATAGGTATAAAATCCACGACATCGCGCTGGTTGTTGATCGCTTCATTATTGCTCCCGATATCAAAGATAGGTTGAAAGATGCAATCACCTTGACGATGAAACTCTCCGAAAATAAAGCGTCAATCATCTGCGAGACTTTAGGAGAACTTGAAAATAAAGATCTCTACTTCAGCAAAAATTTTGCTTATTCCGATGGCTCTAGCTCCCTGCAAGATTTAGCCCCAAACAATTTCAGTTTTAACTCGCCCTATGGTGCTTGCCCTCGCTGCGAAGGCTTGGGCGAAGTAATGGAACTTTCGGAATCGCTCATCATTCCCGATTTAACCAAAACCATTGCCAATGGTGCATTGGCTCCGCTCGGCAAAGAAGGGCGAGACAATACTTGGCAATTGATCAAAGCCTTGTCAAAAAAATATAAGTTTGCCATTGACACCCCAATTGAAGATTTGCCCAAATCGGTTTATGATATTCTGATGAAAGGGGCGAAGGAATCGATTGATGTTACTTACAATTACGGCGCAAGAGAATTTAAGTACCCACAAGAGTGGAAAGGCATGATTGACTATGTCCGTCAAATTCATACTACAACCCAATCCACCAGTGTCCGCGAGTGGGCAGAAGGCTTTATGCAAAAAGAAGCTTGCCCGGAGTGCGGCGGGGCAAGGCTTCGCAAAGAAAGCCTCTTTGTGAAAATCAAAGGGAAAAATATTTCTGAAATTTCTGACTATTCCATTGGTGAAGCCAAGGAATTTTTTGAATCGCTTCCCGAAACAATTTCGGGAACAGAGAAAACCATTGCTGAGCCAATTATTGCTGAAATCACCAAAAGGCTTGGATTCCTGCTCAATGTCGGGCTCGGTTACCTTTCCCTTTCACGCTCTGCAGCAACCCTTTCGGGCGGTGAAGCACAGCGAATTCGCTTGGCATCACAGTTGGGCTCTCAACTAACGGGTGTGCTTTATATTTTAGATGAGCCATCTATCGGCCTTCATCAGCGCGATAACATCAAACTCATTCGTTCATTGCTTGACCTTCGCGACCTTGGTAATAGTGTTCTCGTTGTGGAGCACGATAAAGAAACAATGCTTTATGCCGATCATATCATCGATATGGGCCCGGGCGCCGGAGAACACGGCGGCGAAGTGGTGGCTCTTGGTACAATGCAAACCCTTGCTGAAATCGGAGAAAAGAAATCATCAACCATCGGCTATCTCAATGGCACACGACGGATTGATGTGCCACTCTCAAGGCGTGAAGGAAATGGAAAGAAAATTATACTGAAGGGGTGCACCGGTCACAACCTGAAAAATGTGACTCTCGAAGTGCCGCTTGGGAAGCTTATTGCCGTAACGGGTGTCAGCGGAAGTGGGAAATCCTCGCTCATCAATGAAACGCTTTACCCAATTTTGGCCAATCACTTCTACCGCTCCCGAATGCTCACCTTGCCTCACAAAGGGATAGAAGGATTAAAGGAAATCGATAAAGTCATTGATATTGATCAATCGGCGATTGGCCGAACGCCGCGCTCAAATCCCTCAACCTATGTGGGCGTTTTTACTCTCATTCGCGATTTCTTTGCCACTTTGCCAGAAGCGCAAATTCGTGGGTATAAAGCTGGGCGATTTAGTTTTAATGTCGCCGGTGGCCGCTGCGAAGTGTGCGAAGGCGATGGAATGAAGAAAATCGAAATGAACTTCCTTCCGGATGTCTATGTCCTCTGTGATGTTTGCAAAGGAAAACGCTACAACCGCGAAACGATGCAAGTGCATTATAAAGGCAAATCCATTGCCGATGTGTTGGATATGACCATCGAAGAGGCCGCCAATTTCTTTCAAGATTTCCCACGAATCCGCCGAATTCTTTCAACAATGGAAAGTGTTGGACTTGGCTATTTAAGGCTCGGGCAATCGTCAACCACCCTCTCCGGCGGTGAAGCACAACGCGTGAAACTTTCAACCGAACTCGCGAAAATTCAAACAGGTAAAACACTGTATATTTTAGATGAGCCTACAACCGGTCTCCATTTTCAAGATATTCAGCTCTTGCTCGATGTTTTGCAACGCCTTGTTGAAAAAGGAAACACGGTGGTTGTGATTGAGCATAATTTGGATGTTATTAAACAAGCAGATTGGATAATCGACTTAGGCCCTGAAGGCGGTGCAGGCGGTGGTGAGATTGTCATTGCAGGTACACCCGAACAGGTTGCTTTGGAGGAAAAATCAATTACCGGGAAATTTCTCAAGAGCGAATTAGAACAATCGGAAAAGCAAACGCAAGACTAA
- a CDS encoding sugar phosphate nucleotidyltransferase → MKAIIPVAGVGSRLRPHTYTLPKVLLNVAGKPIIGHIIDKIIEEGIREAVVIVGYLGDMIQDYLTQNYDIKFTFIEQEERQGLGHAIWMTREHLGNDPVFIILGDTIFEVELSSVFKREHSSLGVKEVEDPRRFGVAEVQDGFVKKLVEKPEVPISNLAIVGLYYIKNPNLLIETLQHNIDRNIRTKGEIQLTDALQLMIERGEKFSTFPVSGWYDCGKPDTLLYTNEKLLNHKPRHREFFGCIVNPPVYIAEDAVITNSIIGPYATIASKAMVKDSMIQNSIIGENAKVEGLLMKQSIVGNNATIVGNFRRVNVGDSSEVDYR, encoded by the coding sequence ATGAAAGCAATTATTCCTGTTGCCGGAGTTGGAAGCCGGCTTCGCCCTCATACTTATACATTACCAAAAGTTCTGTTAAATGTCGCCGGAAAGCCGATCATCGGACATATTATCGATAAAATCATTGAAGAAGGTATTCGAGAAGCAGTAGTGATTGTCGGTTATTTAGGCGATATGATTCAAGATTACCTGACACAAAATTACGACATCAAATTTACTTTTATTGAGCAAGAAGAGCGACAAGGGCTTGGCCACGCCATTTGGATGACGCGTGAGCATCTTGGAAATGATCCTGTCTTTATCATTTTAGGCGATACAATTTTTGAGGTTGAACTCTCCTCGGTGTTTAAGCGAGAGCATTCTTCATTGGGTGTTAAAGAAGTAGAGGATCCCCGTCGATTTGGCGTGGCCGAAGTACAGGACGGCTTCGTTAAAAAACTTGTCGAAAAGCCTGAAGTTCCAATTTCAAACCTTGCGATTGTTGGACTTTATTATATCAAGAATCCGAATCTCCTGATTGAAACGCTTCAGCATAACATTGATCGTAATATTCGCACCAAAGGTGAAATTCAATTAACGGATGCCTTGCAACTGATGATTGAACGGGGGGAGAAATTTTCCACCTTCCCTGTTAGTGGCTGGTACGACTGTGGCAAGCCGGATACTTTGCTTTACACTAACGAAAAGCTTTTGAATCATAAGCCGCGGCATCGTGAGTTTTTTGGTTGCATCGTGAACCCGCCGGTTTACATTGCAGAGGATGCCGTTATCACCAATTCAATTATTGGTCCTTATGCAACAATTGCCAGCAAAGCGATGGTGAAGGATTCAATGATTCAGAATTCGATTATTGGTGAAAACGCGAAAGTTGAGGGGCTATTGATGAAGCAATCGATTGTTGGCAACAATGCAACCATTGTCGGTAATTTCAGAAGAGTGAATGTGGGCGATTCCTCAGAGGTGGATTACCGTTAA